In a genomic window of Amblyomma americanum isolate KBUSLIRL-KWMA chromosome 4, ASM5285725v1, whole genome shotgun sequence:
- the LOC144130021 gene encoding uncharacterized protein LOC144130021, with protein MSLHAELNAVNSRFEEILDDDQAETEYEQIFEYNDRIVTVLAKLQQCISNPTGNPPTTQHENNAAQATTTSKIRLKLPRLELTRFSGRRHDWQPFWEVFEQVVDKNEELSSVDKFHYLRASVTGDAAAALAGLPPTARCYSDAVELLKKRFGNEELLIQEHMKKLIDIQPVRSSDDVRGLRHLYDTLAAHIKGLETLGQKHDSYSSLLMPIVQRALPTDILLDYSRQCLIATTSSSDEDEESTTDDASEGSNETKKGQQNL; from the coding sequence ATGTCTCTCCATGCTGAGCTCAACGCTGTGAACAGTCGTTTCGAGGAGATACTGGATGATGATCAGGCCGAGACGGAGTACGAGCAGATTTTCGAATACAACGATCGAATCGTAACCGTCTTGGCAAAGCTGCAACAGTGTATCTCCAACCCGACTGGAAACCCACCAACGACTCAGCACGAGAATAACGCCGCTCAGGCCACAACGACCTCCAAGATTAGGCTCAAACTGCCAAGGCTGGAGCTCACGAGATTCAGCGGACGGCGACACGACTGGCAGCCCTTCTGGGAAGTGTTCGAACAAGTAGTCGACAAGAACGAAGAACTGTCATCTGTCGACAAGTTCCACTACCTGAGGGCATCGGTCACAGGTGACGCCGCTGCTGCACTCGCTGGACTTCCACCAACCGCACGGTGCTACAGCGACGCCGTAGAGCTCCTCAAGAAGCGCTTCGGCAACGAAGAGCTCCTAATCCAAGAGCATATGAAGAAGCTGATTGATATACAGCCAGTTCGCTCTTCGGACGACGTACGCGGACTTCGTCACCTGTACGATACTCTGGCTGCGCACATCAAGGGCTTGGAGACACTGGGCCAAAAGCATGACTCCTACAGCTCACTGCTCATGCCGATTGTGCAACGAGCTTTACCAACGGACATCCTTCTCGACTACAGCCGTCAATGCCTCATCGCGACAACTAGCTCCTCGGACGAGGACGAGGAATCAACGACCGACGACGCTTCGGAAGGCTCTAACGAAACTAAAAAAG